The Longimicrobium sp. genomic interval AGGGCGACGCCGGCGAGCGCTTCGACGTGGCCGCCTTCCGCGCGCCGCAGGGGAGGCAGAGATGAGCCGCATCTCCATCACCCCGCGCGACCGCAAGGCGATCACGGTCGGCGCGGCCATCCTCGTTCCCGGGCTGATCTGGGCGTTCGCCGTCTCCCCGTATCTCCATGCCCTGCGGTCGGCCGAGTCGAAGCTGGGAGACGAGCGGCGGCTGCTGCGGCGCGAGCTGGAGCTGCTGGCCGAGGCCAGGGGCTATCCCGCCGCCTTCGCAGACGGGGCGAAAAAGCTGCTCGCCGTCGCGCCGCGGCTGACGGGGGGCGACGACGACGCGGCGGCGGGGGCGGCGGTCGCGGGCTACGTCCGCCGCCTGGCGCAGATGGGCGGCGCCAACGTCACCCGCGTGGACCCCGCGCCCGTGCGCGACGCCGGCGGCGGCATCACCGCGCTCCCCGTCGCCGTGACGGGAGAGGCCGACCTGGAGGGGGTGATGAACCTCCTGCAGCTGCTGGAGACCGGCCCCAAGCTGGTGCGCGTGGACGAGCTGAAGATCGAGGCGCAGGACGGCCCCGTGGCCGCCGGCGCGGCGTACGCCCCCACGCCCTTCTTCGTCGCGGCGGGCGGGGGGAGCGAGGTGATCCGCTTCTCCTTCACCGCGACGGGATACACGCTGGCGACGGGGAAGCCCGTCCCCGCGGCGGACAGCGCGGAGGCGGGGCGATGAGCGCGCTGGCGCGGTGGACGCTCGCGGCGCGCGTCGCGGCCGCGGCGCTGGCGGGATCGGCGGCGCTGGCGGTGACGACCTTCGCCGCGTGGCGCCAGGTGGAGCCGCTCCCGCCCGCCCCGCGCGCGGAGAAGATCGCGGCGATGCCCGAGGTGCGCGTCCCCCGGCGCGACGCGTCGGACGGCGTCGTCCTCGCCGCCGTCGCGCGCGACCCCTTCCGCGCGGACCGCAGGCGGCCGCCGGGGCGCTACCGCATGCCCGGCGAGCCGGCGCCCGCGCCCGTCGACGCGCCGCAGCTTCCCGTCACCCAGCCGCCGCCCGTGTACGCCTACCGCCTCCTCGGCACCGTCGTGCTGGAGAGCGGCGGGCTGGCGGCGCTGGCCGGGCCCTCGGGCGAGGGGAAGATCGTCAGGCTCGGGCAGCAGATCGACCAGTTCCGGCTGGTGCGCGTGACCCCCGGGAGCGCCACCCTGGCCGGAAGCGACACCACCCTCGTCCTGCGCACCGGAGGCTCGGAGTGAACCCCAACGCGGCTGGAGATCCGGTGCGTCTCGCCCGCTCTCGTGCTGAGCCAGCGATAGATCCTTCGGCCTGCAGGCTACGGCGCCGACGCAGCTTGCGGTCTGGCCGGCCTCAGGATGACGTCCATCGGGACGCCGTGCGGTGCACCTGCCGGACACCCGGATTCAGGATGATGCGGATCCTGGTCGCCGCCGCGGCCACCGCGCTCCTGGCGGCGCCGCACCTGTACGCGCAGCAGCAGCCCGCGGGCGTGGTGCGCACCCCGGGCGGCGTGCAGGTGGACTTCCAGAACACCGACATGCGCCTGGTGGTCGCCGCGCTGGCGGACGCGGCGGGGCTGAACGTGGTGTATGGCGACCTGCCGCAGAAGGCGGTGACGCTGCGCACCAGCACCCCCGTTCCCCTCGCCCAGGTGCGCGTGTACCTGAGCTCGCTGCTGCAGGCCAACGACCTGGAGCTGAAGGACGAGGGAAGCGGACTGCTGCGCATCGTTCCCCGCGCGGGGTCGGCGCAGGCGGTCGCGCAGCCGCAGGCGCAGCAGGCGTACGCGGGGCCGCAGGACGGCTCGGTGCGCGTGTTCGTGTACCGCCTGCGCCACGCCCCGGCCGAGGACATGGCGCGCAGCATCGGCGCGCTCTTCGGCATCGGCGACGGCGGCGTGGCGGCGCACCCCGACCGCGCGCAGTCGCTGACCGAGCAGCTGCGCGGCCAGTCGCTCGACGCCAACGGCGACCCGCGCGTGCCCCGCCCGCAGGCGGGGCTGAACGCGGGGCTGCAGGGGCAGGTGCAGGTGTTCGCCGACTCGCGCACCAACGCGCTGCTGATCCGCGCCACGCCGGCCGATTACGAGACGCTGCGGCAGGCAATCGAGCAGCTCGACACGCGCCCGCTGCAGGTGATGATCGAGGTGCTGATCGCCGAGGTGCGGCGCAACAGCCAGTTCGGGCTGGGGATCGACGTGCGCGTTCCCCAGCACGAGATCAACGACAACGGCACCTCCATCGGCGGCGAGCTGGTGGGCGGGACGGCGGGCGACGTGGCGCTGCGCATCCTCAAGCTGGGCAACGTCGAGGCGAACGTCATCATCCACGCGCTGGCCGCCAGCGGCGACGTCACCATCCTCTCCCGCCCCGTCATCCTGGCGCAGAACAACGAGGCGGCGCGCATCCTGGTGGGCGACCAGCGGCCGTTCATCCAGATCTCCCGCTCGTTCCCCACCGACAACGCCGCGCGCGACCAGGTGATCCAGTACCGCGACGTGGGCACCCAGCTCACCATCCGCCCCACGGTCAACCCCGACGGCTACGTGACCCTTTCCGTGCTGCAGGAGGTGAGCAATGCGACGAACGAGACGCAGTTCGGCGCGCCGATCATCTCCACGCGCGAGGCCGAGACGCGGCTGCTGGTGAAGGACGGCCACACGGTGGTGATCGGCGGGCTGATCGACCACCAGCGCGACAGCAACAACTCGGGCGTCCCCCTGCTGAAGGACATCCCCCTGATCGGCGGGCTCTTCCGCTCCACCAGCCGGCAGAAGACGTCGACGGAGCTGTTCCTCTTCCTGATTCCCCACGTGCTGTACAGCGACGAGGACGTGGACGGCGCCACGCGGCGGGTGCGCGAGCGCACGGAGCGGCTGGACCGCGCGCTCCCGGACAGCATCCCGCTGTTCTGGAAGGAGAGCCAGGACACCACCGCCGCCCCCGTCGGCACTCCCACCGGCCGCCGGACGAGACCGATCGTCGCGCCGGCGCCGGCCGCGCCGCCGCCCGCGCAGCCGCAGCCCGTGGCGCCGTCGCCTGCGCCGGAGCAGCCTGCGCAGCCGCAGCCGCCCGCGCCGCAGGGCGGGGGGACGGCGCCGGAGTCGGACGCGGAGGACGTGATGGCGAGCGAGAGGCGCGGGCGATGAGAGCGGTGTGGGCGCCGCCGGGGTTCCCCCCCACCCCCGGCCCCTCCCCCACGAGGGGGGAGGGATGGGGGAGGGGAGACCTCAGCGCGGCAGCTGGATTCGGCGCTGAGTTCCCCCCCGCCCCCGCGAAGCGGGGGAGGGGGCCGGGGGGAGGGGGCCGCCCGCGGCCGCGCACAGGGTCGCTCAGCAGTCCGAACCCTTTCCGCACGCTGAGTGGTTCCTACGGCTTCACGCTGCTGGAGATGATGGTGGTGATGGCGATGCTGGCCATCGCGGCGGCGGTGGCCGTCCCCGCGCTGCGGCCGCCCCGCGAGCGCAGCGCCGGCGCGGCCGCCGACAGCCTGCTGCACGTCCTGGCCCGCGCGCGGGCGGATGCGGCGGCGCGCGGCGTCCCGGTCCGCGTGGAGGTGCGCGCGGGCGACGGCGCCTTCTCGGTGACGGCCGACGCGGACGGCGGCGCGCGCGACACGCTGGGCTCCGGCGTGCTCCCGCTCCCCGCGGACGGAAGGGTGATGGCGATGGGGAGCGCGGCGCGGGTCGGCTTCGACGCCACCGGCCGCGCCCGCGCCGACCGGATGCTCGTGACGGGGGAAGGAGGAGGGATTGAGATCGTGGTCGATGCGTGGAGCGGCGCCGCGCGCGCGGCTCGCTGACCGCGGCGGGTTCACGCTGATCGAGGCGGTCGTCGCGCTGCTGATCGTCGCGCTGGCGCTGGTGCCGCTCCTCGGCGCCGCGCGGCAGGCGCTCCGGTCCGAAGCGAGGGTCGGCCCCGCCCGCGAGGCCGTCGCGCTGGCGGAGATGCGGATGGAGGAGCTGTCGCTGCTCCCGGTGGACTCGCTGGCCGCGTATCTGTCCCCGCGCGCGGAACGGTTCCCGGCGCCGTACGGCCGCTTCATCTGGCACGCGCTCCTGCGCGGCGAGACGGAGTCGCCCGCGCTGGTCCGCGCCGCGGTGGTGGTCGACTGGACCGGCGGCAGCTACTCGCTGGAGACGACCTTCCATCGCACCGACATGCTGCCGGAGTTCAACTCGATGGCGGGGATGCCGTCGGCGGCACCGTGAAGCATCGGCGCCGGGAGGACGCATCCTGCCCGCCCCGGCGCGGAGGCCCCCTCCCCCGGCCCTCCCCCGCTGCGCGGGGGAGGGGGGAACTCAGCGCAGAGGCTTGATCCTGCGTACGGATTACTGGCTTACCCGATGACGAACCATCTCCGTTCGCAGTACGGTTTTACCCTCGTCGAAGTGCTCGTCGCCCTCGTTGTCGCGGGGGCGGTGTCGGCGGCGGCGTACGGCGTGGTGGGGGCGATGGCGGAGTCGCGGCGGGCGGCGGAGCGCGCGAGAGAGGCGGCGCTCCCCGGCGCGGGCGCGCGCCAGACGCTGCAGGAGTGGGTGCGCGCCGCGGCGCTCTTCGACGGCGGCGGCCCGTTGGCGGGCGCGGACCGGCGCGCGGCGGGCGTCCCGCGCGACGAGCTGGCCTTCGCGGTGGAGGACGGCGGCGCGCTGCGGCCGGGGCCGCGCCGCATCCGGCTGTGGATCGGCCGCTCCACCCTGGGGCCGTCGGGGCTGCTGGCCGAGGTGTCCGCGCTCGGCCCCCGCCCCGAGCCGGCGGAGACGCTCGTGGTGGCGCGCGCGGCGGGTGGGCTGGACGTGCGGTATCGCGTCACCATCCGCGAGCGGCAGGTGTGGCTGGACGCGTGGGCGTCGGACTCCGTCCTCCCCGAGGCGGTGGAGCTCCGGGTGACGCCCGCGCAGGAGATCGCGGCCGACCCGCGGATGGGCGGCTTTCCCGGCCTGCTGCAACTTCCGCTGCGCGTGCCGCTCAGGCCCGGGCTGCAGACCCTGACTGGAGGAACCGATGCGCGTGGGCCGGCGGGGATTCGCGCTGGTTGCGGTGCTGTGGGCGCTGGTGCTGGCTGCGGCCCTGGCCGCTGACCTGCACGCCGGCGCGCGCGGCGACCTGCGCGGCGCCAGTGCCGCCCGCGACGCCGCCCGCGCCCGCTGGGCCGCGCGCGGCGGGCTGGCCCACGCCGAGGAGTCGCTCCGCGCGCGCCTCTCCGCCGCCTCCGCGCCGCCGCCCACCGACACGCTCGTGGTGGCCGCGGAGACGCTGGACTACGACGGCGTCGCGGTGCGGGTGACGGTGACCGACGCGCGCGCCCGGCTCCAGCTCAACCTGGCCACCGCCGCCGAGCTCCGCGCGCTGGCCTCAGCCGTGGGGATGTCGTCCGACCAGGCCTACGCCTTCGCCTACGCGGTGACGGGATGGCGGGTGAGCCGCGGCCCGCGGTGGATGGCTGCGCCGGAGGACACGCTGGCGCCGGCGCTCCGTCCCCCCGCGGGCGCCTTCCGCGCGGTCGAGGAGCTGCGCGAAGTGCCCGGCGTGACCCCCGCGGCGTACCGCGCGCTGGCGCCGCTCCTCAGCGTGGCGGGCGACGGGCGGGTGAACCTGAACTCCGCGCCGGCGGCGGTGCTGCTGACGCTGCCGGGGTTCGGTCCCGACGCGGTGCGCGCGGTGGTGGAGCGGCGGCGCGCGGCGCCCTTCCTCGGCGCGTACGAGGTCGTCGCCGCGCTCCCGGTGCTGTCGCGCGAGCGGGTGCAGGACCGCATGGCCGAGCTGCTCGCGCGCGCCGCCTTCGCCCCGCACCACGCCGAGGTGCGCGTGGAGGCGCGGGGCGCGGGGCCGGCCGAGCGGGCGCGGATCCGCGCGGTGGCGGTGCTGGCCGGCGGCCGCCTGGCGCCGCTGGCGGAGATCGAGGAACGCTGAAGCAGACGGGAACCATCGCCCTTCCCCTTTGATCGAGAAGATGCGGGAGCCCAGCCGTCCCATCGTCCCCTTCCGGAGCGCCGGCAGCGCCGCGGCGACCGCGCGCGTGCTTTCCGCGCCGGCCGCGGCGCCGCGCGAGGCCGCGGACGGCGCGTTCCTGGGGCGCAGCCCGCGCGTGCTGGCGGCGCTCGAGGTGGCGCGGCTGGTGGCCGACAGCACCGCCACCGTGCTGGTGCAGGGCGAGAGCGGAACGGGAAAGGAGCTGCTGGCCCGCATCGTCCACGAGCACAGCCGGCGCGCGCGCGGGCCGTTCGTGGCGGTGAACTGCGCGGCCATCCCCGAGACGCTGCTGGAGAGCGAGCTGTTCGGGCACGAGCGCGGCGCCTTCACCGGCGCGGCGTCGCGGCGGCTGGGGCGCTTCGAGCGGGCCAGCGGCGGCACGCTCTTCCTGGACGAGGTGGGCGACATGAGCCCCACCATGCAGGCCAAGATCCTGCGCGTGCTGCAGGAGCACGAGATCGAGCGCGTGGGCGGCGACACCCCCGTGCGCGTGGACGTGCGCGTGGTGGCGGCGACGAACCGCGACCTCGAGGCGGAGGCGGCCGCCGGCCGCTTCCGCGAAGACCTGTACTACCGGCTGGCCGTGGTCGTCGTCCAGCTTCCCGCGCTGCGC includes:
- a CDS encoding secretin N-terminal domain-containing protein is translated as MRILVAAAATALLAAPHLYAQQQPAGVVRTPGGVQVDFQNTDMRLVVAALADAAGLNVVYGDLPQKAVTLRTSTPVPLAQVRVYLSSLLQANDLELKDEGSGLLRIVPRAGSAQAVAQPQAQQAYAGPQDGSVRVFVYRLRHAPAEDMARSIGALFGIGDGGVAAHPDRAQSLTEQLRGQSLDANGDPRVPRPQAGLNAGLQGQVQVFADSRTNALLIRATPADYETLRQAIEQLDTRPLQVMIEVLIAEVRRNSQFGLGIDVRVPQHEINDNGTSIGGELVGGTAGDVALRILKLGNVEANVIIHALAASGDVTILSRPVILAQNNEAARILVGDQRPFIQISRSFPTDNAARDQVIQYRDVGTQLTIRPTVNPDGYVTLSVLQEVSNATNETQFGAPIISTREAETRLLVKDGHTVVIGGLIDHQRDSNNSGVPLLKDIPLIGGLFRSTSRQKTSTELFLFLIPHVLYSDEDVDGATRRVRERTERLDRALPDSIPLFWKESQDTTAAPVGTPTGRRTRPIVAPAPAAPPPAQPQPVAPSPAPEQPAQPQPPAPQGGGTAPESDAEDVMASERRGR
- a CDS encoding prepilin-type N-terminal cleavage/methylation domain-containing protein; amino-acid sequence: MTNHLRSQYGFTLVEVLVALVVAGAVSAAAYGVVGAMAESRRAAERAREAALPGAGARQTLQEWVRAAALFDGGGPLAGADRRAAGVPRDELAFAVEDGGALRPGPRRIRLWIGRSTLGPSGLLAEVSALGPRPEPAETLVVARAAGGLDVRYRVTIRERQVWLDAWASDSVLPEAVELRVTPAQEIAADPRMGGFPGLLQLPLRVPLRPGLQTLTGGTDARGPAGIRAGCGAVGAGAGCGPGR
- a CDS encoding sigma-54 dependent transcriptional regulator, whose amino-acid sequence is MREPSRPIVPFRSAGSAAATARVLSAPAAAPREAADGAFLGRSPRVLAALEVARLVADSTATVLVQGESGTGKELLARIVHEHSRRARGPFVAVNCAAIPETLLESELFGHERGAFTGAASRRLGRFERASGGTLFLDEVGDMSPTMQAKILRVLQEHEIERVGGDTPVRVDVRVVAATNRDLEAEAAAGRFREDLYYRLAVVVVQLPALRDRGDDVDLLARRFLETFAAEHGRPVRGVSPDAAARLRAYTWPGNVRQLRNVMERAVLMADGEVLRAEHLAPEVLAATAAPEPDGDGRFLPLRELERRHIRRALDLSGGNLGDTARMLGIHRNTLRQKLRQLDGRKPGDSAV
- a CDS encoding GspH/FimT family pseudopilin; the encoded protein is MRAVWAPPGFPPTPGPSPTRGEGWGRGDLSAAAGFGAEFPPAPAKRGRGPGGGGRPRPRTGSLSSPNPFRTLSGSYGFTLLEMMVVMAMLAIAAAVAVPALRPPRERSAGAAADSLLHVLARARADAAARGVPVRVEVRAGDGAFSVTADADGGARDTLGSGVLPLPADGRVMAMGSAARVGFDATGRARADRMLVTGEGGGIEIVVDAWSGAARAAR
- a CDS encoding type II secretion system protein, with amino-acid sequence MRGAAPRARLADRGGFTLIEAVVALLIVALALVPLLGAARQALRSEARVGPAREAVALAEMRMEELSLLPVDSLAAYLSPRAERFPAPYGRFIWHALLRGETESPALVRAAVVVDWTGGSYSLETTFHRTDMLPEFNSMAGMPSAAP
- the gspM gene encoding type II secretion system protein GspM, which encodes MSRISITPRDRKAITVGAAILVPGLIWAFAVSPYLHALRSAESKLGDERRLLRRELELLAEARGYPAAFADGAKKLLAVAPRLTGGDDDAAAGAAVAGYVRRLAQMGGANVTRVDPAPVRDAGGGITALPVAVTGEADLEGVMNLLQLLETGPKLVRVDELKIEAQDGPVAAGAAYAPTPFFVAAGGGSEVIRFSFTATGYTLATGKPVPAADSAEAGR